The region TTACGAAATAAAAtcgttttaaaaaatagttttgaaaaacattttttacttcttactttttaatagcaatgaatttattaaagATGGTGATTTGCTTTAACTGTGCATGTATACTAAGCATCCTacgaattttataattttttcaaaattttgtgGATCATAAATTTGTTATAGAATGATGTAATATAAGTTTGGTggattttccattttagtATTGGGCATAAATTAACacacaaaattatatattgtttatttatgcatttatatacatatagtATTTTCCCTTTAATTATAGCGACTGAAATAATCtgattatatatagatagGGATCATAaggattataaaaaaatatttattattgtatatgCATGAGTAGTACGAATATAGAGCGTTCgattttacataatttttttccttatAATATAGATTACAGTAAAATGAGAAGGATAATAGTATGtttcaataaaaatgaataggCCATTTAGAAgattgaatatatttagtaGCAGTTATTTGAGTCCCATtgttaataatagtaataaaattaataggGGGAGTTATGGTTTTTTGTGTGTGCAAGGATTAAATTTTGGAagtaaaaaggaaaaaactgataaagaaacaaaaaaatttcgtaatttattgaaaatatcAGGGATAAGAAATGATGAAACAGaagataatgataatacaaatagaaaaggaaaagagaatgtaaaaagaataacaaatgagaataataatgtagattataaatcatatgatataaaaattgaagaaattataaaaaattttgatataaaaatgaaaaaactTTTAGAAAATACATTAACAGTtgattttttcaataatattGTAGTTACAAAagataagaaaaaatataaattatcagATCTTTCACAAGTAGTTATTAAATCATCAAAGacgatttatttttatccatatataattagtgatatacaaaaaataattcatacTTTAAAAGTCAAGGATAATACTTGGAATCCTACAACATCTAATGATGGGcaatgtattttattacaaatTCCACCATTAACTAATGAggttaaattaaaaaaaaaaaaggaagcaAAGGATTTATtagaaaaagtaaaaaatgatataagaAATATTCGTCATAAAATTCGAGACTTTATAGggaaaaatattgaagGGGATGAATGGAAAATTgaagaaagaaataaattagacaattatataaaaaataaagttaaaaatattgaaaatgtatatgaaaaatatactaaaaattattagcTACCTCATAGTAACTTATCAAATTATTCACATCTCCATTGTtgacaattttataaatgaaaaattcactttttttttcatcgaATTTTTACTCaccaaattaaatttttttttttttttaagtgaTAATTTAGCTAgctgtatttttttttattaatttttttcaagtCAACACTATGAATTATTCTgtttacttatttatttgtatacataaatgtgtggaaataaaaatgtttaaaaatataacgaAAGGTGACGGATAGGCAAAGCAAAACA is a window of Plasmodium chabaudi chabaudi strain AS genome assembly, chromosome: 5 DNA encoding:
- a CDS encoding ribosome-recycling factor, putative translates to MNRPFRRLNIFSSSYLSPIVNNSNKINRGSYGFLCVQGLNFGSKKEKTDKETKKFRNLLKISGIRNDETEDNDNTNRKGKENVKRITNENNNVDYKSYDIKIEEIIKNFDIKMKKLLENTLTVDFFNNIVVTKDKKKYKLSDLSQVVIKSSKTIYFYPYIISDIQKIIHTLKVKDNTWNPTTSNDGQCILLQIPPLTNEVKLKKKKEAKDLLEKVKNDIRNIRHKIRDFIGKNIEGDEWKIEERNKLDNYIKNKVKNIENVYEKYTKNY